In Populus alba chromosome 1, ASM523922v2, whole genome shotgun sequence, a single window of DNA contains:
- the LOC118055572 gene encoding uncharacterized protein isoform X2 yields MAAALECWSSRASTDEDMVEQVLMRTQDRSETSSSSITTAATSLQLSDKISNLSVKDTISSSSAMQKRLQRLSRNVSEAIASLKNSLNLDSQRDSLVQLTSSQQGNANGNKGERCRKVVWASVVRNLTQLYPGSQLPEKLVSNIRKHYDSLPLSYAQAGFDMKEVFLHIKLIEQTSVDEQPAIMIQEVSDDEVQGCVYKLTFACNSSISWPAMSGALDSASICCKKIQIFEKKGFTLGVVLLLVQAGQEKSFRARIESALKSSVKKSKSTTVKLPFGLCGCQEENTKGNFGEIEEDSCEQNCRNAIENSNVNIQLEMPLPTSSIVVSVDEWQTVNSGRDEIGKWLLNSDNLEFIDQIGPNSFKGVHKGKRVGIEKLKGCDKGNSYEFELRKDLLELMTCGHKNILQFYGICVDENQGLCVVTKLMEGGSVNELMLKNKKLQTKEIVRIATDVAEGIKFMNDHGVAYRDLNTQRIMLDRHGNACLGDMGIVTACKSMGEAMEYETDGYRWLAPEEHR; encoded by the exons ATGGCAGCGGCACTAGAGTGCTGGTCGAGCAGAGCCAGCACAGACGAGGACATGGTAGAACAAGTCTTAATGAGAACACAAGACAGATCAGAAACCTCATCATCTTCAATCACTACAGCAGCAACATCCTTACAACTATCTGATAAAATCTCAAATCTTTCAGTAAAAGACACTATTTCCTCGTCATCTGCAATGCAAAAAAGGCTTCAAAGATTGAGTCGAAATGTGTCTGAAGCCATTGCTTCACTTAAAAACTCATTGAATCTTGATTCACAACGTGACTCACTAGTGCAGCTAACGAGCTCCCAACAGGGTAATGCAAATGGTAATAAGGGCGAGAGATGTAGAAAGGTTGTGTGGGCGAGTGTTGTAAGGAACCTCACTCAGTTGTATCCGGGGAGCCAGTTGCCCGAGAAGCTTGTGTCCAATATCAGGAAGCACTATGATTCTTTGCCACTcag TTATGCTCAGGCAGGGTTTGATATGAAAGAAGTGTTTTTGCACATTAAGTTGATAGAGCAGACATCAGTTGACGAGCAACCAGCAATAATGATACAAGAAGTGTCTGATGATGAGGTACAGGGCTGCGTATACAAACTCACATTTGCTTGCAACTCGTCCATTTCGTGGCCCGCAATGTCTGGTGCATTGGATAGCGCTTCCATTTGTTGCAAGAAGATTCAGATCTTTGAAAAGAAAGGGTTTACTCTTGGGGTTGTTCTTCTTTTAGTCCAAGCTGGACAAGAGAAATCATTTAGAGCTCGGATAGAAAGCGCTTTAAAATCTTCCGTAAAGAAGTCCAAATCCACCACTGTGAAGCTTCCCTTTGGGCTTTGTGGGTGTCAAGAAGAGAATACTAAAGGAAACTTTGGTGAAATTGAAGAGGATTCTTGTGAACAGAATTGTAGGAATGCCATTGAGAATTCAAATGTCAATATTCAGCTTGAGATGCCCTTACCCACTTCGTCGATTGTTGTATCCGTCGATGAGTGGCAAACAGTTAATTCTGGCAGGGATGAGATAGGAAAATGGCTTTTGAACTCTGATAATCTTGAGTTCATTGATCAGATTGGACCAAATTCCTTTAAGGGAGTTCACAAGGGCAAAAGGGTGGGAATTGAGAAGCTTAAAGGGTGTGATAAAGGGAATTCTTATGAGTTCGAGCTCCGTAAAGATCTTTTGGAACTGATGACTTGCGGGCATAAGAACATTCTTCAATTTTATGGAATTTGTGTTGATGAAAATCAAGGATTGTGTGTGGTGACCAAATTGATGGAAGGTGGATCTGTTAATGAGCTAATGCTAAAGAATAAAAAGCTTCAAACTAAGGAAATAGTAAGAATTGCTACAGATGTAGCAGAAGGGATAAAGTTTATGAATGATCATGGTGTTGCATATAGAGACCTTAACACGCAACGGATTATGTTGGACCGGCACGGGAATGCTTGCTTAGGGGACATGGGCATAGTTACTGCTTGCAAGAGCATGGGTGAGGCGATGGAGTATGAAACAGATGGTTATCGTTGGCTAGCCCCAGAG GAACACAGATGA
- the LOC118055572 gene encoding uncharacterized protein isoform X1: MAAALECWSSRASTDEDMVEQVLMRTQDRSETSSSSITTAATSLQLSDKISNLSVKDTISSSSAMQKRLQRLSRNVSEAIASLKNSLNLDSQRDSLVQLTSSQQGNANGNKGERCRKVVWASVVRNLTQLYPGSQLPEKLVSNIRKHYDSLPLSYAQAGFDMKEVFLHIKLIEQTSVDEQPAIMIQEVSDDEVQGCVYKLTFACNSSISWPAMSGALDSASICCKKIQIFEKKGFTLGVVLLLVQAGQEKSFRARIESALKSSVKKSKSTTVKLPFGLCGCQEENTKGNFGEIEEDSCEQNCRNAIENSNVNIQLEMPLPTSSIVVSVDEWQTVNSGRDEIGKWLLNSDNLEFIDQIGPNSFKGVHKGKRVGIEKLKGCDKGNSYEFELRKDLLELMTCGHKNILQFYGICVDENQGLCVVTKLMEGGSVNELMLKNKKLQTKEIVRIATDVAEGIKFMNDHGVAYRDLNTQRIMLDRHGNACLGDMGIVTACKSMGEAMEYETDGYRWLAPEIIAGDPENITETWMSNAYSFGMVVWEMVTGEAAYAAYSPVQAAVGIAACGLRPEIPKDCPQLLKSLMTKCWNNSPSKRPTFSEILSILLRPSNNINR; this comes from the exons ATGGCAGCGGCACTAGAGTGCTGGTCGAGCAGAGCCAGCACAGACGAGGACATGGTAGAACAAGTCTTAATGAGAACACAAGACAGATCAGAAACCTCATCATCTTCAATCACTACAGCAGCAACATCCTTACAACTATCTGATAAAATCTCAAATCTTTCAGTAAAAGACACTATTTCCTCGTCATCTGCAATGCAAAAAAGGCTTCAAAGATTGAGTCGAAATGTGTCTGAAGCCATTGCTTCACTTAAAAACTCATTGAATCTTGATTCACAACGTGACTCACTAGTGCAGCTAACGAGCTCCCAACAGGGTAATGCAAATGGTAATAAGGGCGAGAGATGTAGAAAGGTTGTGTGGGCGAGTGTTGTAAGGAACCTCACTCAGTTGTATCCGGGGAGCCAGTTGCCCGAGAAGCTTGTGTCCAATATCAGGAAGCACTATGATTCTTTGCCACTcag TTATGCTCAGGCAGGGTTTGATATGAAAGAAGTGTTTTTGCACATTAAGTTGATAGAGCAGACATCAGTTGACGAGCAACCAGCAATAATGATACAAGAAGTGTCTGATGATGAGGTACAGGGCTGCGTATACAAACTCACATTTGCTTGCAACTCGTCCATTTCGTGGCCCGCAATGTCTGGTGCATTGGATAGCGCTTCCATTTGTTGCAAGAAGATTCAGATCTTTGAAAAGAAAGGGTTTACTCTTGGGGTTGTTCTTCTTTTAGTCCAAGCTGGACAAGAGAAATCATTTAGAGCTCGGATAGAAAGCGCTTTAAAATCTTCCGTAAAGAAGTCCAAATCCACCACTGTGAAGCTTCCCTTTGGGCTTTGTGGGTGTCAAGAAGAGAATACTAAAGGAAACTTTGGTGAAATTGAAGAGGATTCTTGTGAACAGAATTGTAGGAATGCCATTGAGAATTCAAATGTCAATATTCAGCTTGAGATGCCCTTACCCACTTCGTCGATTGTTGTATCCGTCGATGAGTGGCAAACAGTTAATTCTGGCAGGGATGAGATAGGAAAATGGCTTTTGAACTCTGATAATCTTGAGTTCATTGATCAGATTGGACCAAATTCCTTTAAGGGAGTTCACAAGGGCAAAAGGGTGGGAATTGAGAAGCTTAAAGGGTGTGATAAAGGGAATTCTTATGAGTTCGAGCTCCGTAAAGATCTTTTGGAACTGATGACTTGCGGGCATAAGAACATTCTTCAATTTTATGGAATTTGTGTTGATGAAAATCAAGGATTGTGTGTGGTGACCAAATTGATGGAAGGTGGATCTGTTAATGAGCTAATGCTAAAGAATAAAAAGCTTCAAACTAAGGAAATAGTAAGAATTGCTACAGATGTAGCAGAAGGGATAAAGTTTATGAATGATCATGGTGTTGCATATAGAGACCTTAACACGCAACGGATTATGTTGGACCGGCACGGGAATGCTTGCTTAGGGGACATGGGCATAGTTACTGCTTGCAAGAGCATGGGTGAGGCGATGGAGTATGAAACAGATGGTTATCGTTGGCTAGCCCCAGAG ATTATTGCAGGTGATCCAGAGAATATTACCGAGACATGGATGAGTAATGCATATAGTTTCGGGATGGTGGTTTGGGAGATGGTGACTGGCGAGGCTGCTTATGCTGCATATTCACCTGTGCAGGCAGCAGTTGGTATAGCTGCTTGTGGCCTAAGACCTGAGATCCCTAAGGACTGCCCGCAACTCCTGAAATCTCTGATGACCAAGTGCTGGAACAATTCCCCATCAAAGCGCCCTACATTCTCTGAAATTCTATCAATTTTGTTGCGGCCTAGCAACAATATCAATAGGTAA